Below is a window of Schistocerca cancellata isolate TAMUIC-IGC-003103 chromosome 4, iqSchCanc2.1, whole genome shotgun sequence DNA.
CTCCACCACGCTGCATATAAAAGCTGAATGGATGGAACATCGGTGCAAAGAACCCTGGTACGAAAAATTCTCAGGCATTTACAGTGTTACAGAGCTCCCCTGCCACGTAACATCGTTaagaaataccctccaccacgctacatatgcaagctgaattgctgtaacattggtacaaagaaccctgttacgaaatattctcaggcctTCAACATTGGTACACAGCGACTCCCCGCCGTAACATGGGTAAGATACACCCTCCACCGCGCTACATATCGTACTGGATGGCAGGAACATCAGTACTACgaaccctggtacgaaatattctcaggcattcaacattgtTACTGAACGCCCCTGCTACGTAACATCGGcacgaaacaccctccaccacgctacattTGCAAGCTGAATGGCTGCAACATCGGTTCAAACAACCGTGGTACGAAATAgtctcaggcattcaacattggtacagaaGGCCCCTGAGACGTGAGaagggtaagaaacaccctccaccacgctacattTGCATGGTTAATGGTAGGCAGTAGGATACAACATGAGCTGCAATGAAGCCATCCGGAAAGAAACAACAATGTTTGCCCGGAACTACCATATTACTTTTTGAGAAAACTACCCATAACATTTTACAGAGCACAGTCTGCCATGCTGCACCATTATTAAGTCCTCTCGTTTATTTAAAACGCTAGGAAGCACACTTCAACACGCAGCCCTGGTATCTAGTATCCTCCGCTACGTGACGTCATTACGAAGGACCTGCTGCCAGCTTCCACTGATACAGAAGGCCATTTGCCATACCATATCAGTACAAAGAACACTAGTACGAAATAGGatcaggcattcaacattggtacagagcGCCCCTGCCATGTAACAAGGGTAAGAAACACCCCCACCACGCTACATTTGCATGGTGAATGGCAGGCAATAGGATACAACACGGGGTGCAATTAGGCCACCCGGAAAGAAACAAAAGCTTTTGCCCGGAGCCAACATTATTTCTTTCTTAGAAAACGACACATAACATTCGTACAGAGCACAGTCTGCTACGCTACACCATTATTAATTCCCTGCGTTTACTTAAAAATGATAGGAGGCTCATTTCAACACGCAGCCCTGGTACAAAGTACTGTTCGCTATGTAACGTCACTACGAAGCATTTGCTGCCAGCTTCCACTGATACAGAACGCCCTTTACCAAACTACATTGGTACAAAGAAcactggtacgaaatattctcaggcattcaacattggtacgGAGCGCCTATGCCACATAACATTGGTAATAAACACCCTGcaccacgctacatatgcaagctgCATAGCAGGAACATCGGTACTAAgaaccctggtacgaaatattctcgaggcattcaacattggtacagagcgcacctgccacgtaacatcggaaagaaacaccctccaccacgctacatatgcaagctgAATGGGTGAAACATAAGTACTACgaaccctggtacgaaatattctcgaGGCATTAAACATTGGTACAGAGGGcctctgccacgtaacatcggtaagaaacaccGACCACCACGCTATATATACAAGCTGAATGGCTGGAACATCGGTACAAATTACCAAATTTCCCTGGTACGAAATATTttcaggcattcaacattggtaaAGAGCTCCTCTGCCATATAACatgggtaagaaacaccctccaccacactaCATATGCAAGCTGTATGGCTGGAACATCGGTACTAAAAACCACAGTTCGAAATGTTCTCAGGCCTTCATCAATATTACAGAGCGcctctgccacgtaacatcggtaagaaacaccctccaccacgcatcaTATGCAAGCAGAATGGTAGGAACATCGGTACTAAGAAaactggtacgaaatattctcagcctttcaacattggtacagaacgcccctgccacgtaacatcggtaagaaacaccctccaccacgctacatatgcaagctgAATGGCATTAACATCGGTACTAACAACCCTGAAACGGTTTAGTCTCAGGCATTCAACATTCGTACAGAGCGCCCCTGCCACGTATCaagggtaagaaacaccctccaccacgcgaCATATAAAAGCTGAATGGCTTGAACATCTGTGCAAAgaaccctggtacgaaatattctcaggcattcaacattggtacagaacgcctctgccacgtaacatcggtaagaaacaccctccaccacactaCATATGCAAGCTGTATGGCTGGAACATCGGTACTAAAAACCATAGTACGAAATGCTCTCAGGCCTTCATCAATATTACAGAgcgcccctgccacgtaacatcggtaagaaacaccctccaccacgcttcATACGCAAGCAGAATGGTAGGAACATCGGTACAAAGAAAACTGGTACCAAAAATTCTCAGTCATTCAACATTGGTACACAGCGCCTCTGCCACGTAACATGGTTAAgaaacacccaacaccacactACATACGTAAGCTGAATGGCGGTAACATCGGTACTAAGAAGCCTAAtcgaaatattctcaggcattcaacattggtacagagcGCCCCTGCCACGTATCAAGGGtaagaagcaccctccaccacgctacatatAAAAGCTGAATGGCTGGAACATCGGTGCAAAGAgccctggtacgaaatattctcagcaATTCAACATTGGTAATGAGCAACTCCGCCACGTAACATGGGAAAGATACACCCTCTACCGCGCTACATATGCAAGTTGGATCGCAGGAGCATCGGTACTAAgaaccctggtacgaaatattctgaggcattcaacattggtacagaacgcctctgccacgtaacatcggtaagaaacaccctccaccacgctacatatgcaagctgAATGGCATTAACATCGGTACTAAGAACACTTGTACGAAATACTCTCAGGCATTCAACGGTGTTACAGAGCGCCCCTGCAACGTAACAACGGTAAGAACCACCCTGcaccacgctacatatgcaagctgAATGGCTGGAACATCGGTACAAAGAACCCTGGTACGAAACATTCTCAAGCATTCAACATTGGAAGAGAGCGCTTCTGCCATTAAACatgggtaagaaacaccctccaccacactaCATATGCAAACTGTATGGCAGGGACATCGGTAATAAGATCCCTGCTACGAAATATTCTCATGTATTCAACATTGGTACTGAGCGCCACTGTCAAGTAACatgggtaagaaacaccctccaccacgatACATATGCAAGCTGAATGTCAGCAACATAGGTACTAACATCCCTAGCACGAAATACTCTGAGGCCCTCATCATTGGTACAGAGTGCCCCTGCCACGTAACATCCgtaagaaacaccctccatcaCGCTACATATGCAAGCAGTATGCGTGGAACATCGGTACAAAGAAAACtcgtacgaaatattctcaggccttcatcattggcacagaGCGCCCCTGACATGTAATAAGGGTAAGAAAGAACCCAACCACGCTACATTTGCATGGTGATTGGCAGGCAATGGTATACAACAGGAGGTGCAATTACGGACATCATGAAAGAAACAAAAGTTTTTGCCTGGAACAACCTTAttactttcagagaaaaatacacaTAACATTGGTACAGAGCACAGTCTGCCACGGTACACCATTATTAAGTACcctggtttatttaaaaacgatagaaagCACACTTCAACACGCAGCCCTGGCACCAAGTACCCTCCGCTATGTAACATCACTACGAAGCACCTGCTGCCATTTTTCCATTGATACAGAACGCCCTTTACCAAACCACATCGGTACAAAGAACACTGGTACGAAATAGTCTCAGGCATACAACATTGGTACGGATGGGacctgccacgtaacatcggtaaaaacaccctccaccacgaGACATATGCAAGCTGATAGGCAGGAACTTCGTTACTCTTAAcgctggtacgaaatattctcaggcattcaacatcGGTAAAGAGCGCCTCTGCCACGTAACATGCGTAAGAAACATCCTCCACCACGCTGCATATAAAAGCTGAATGGATGGAACATCGGTGCAAAGAACCCTGGTACGAAAAATTCTCAGGCATTTACAGTGTTACAGAGCTCCCCTGCCACGTAACATCGTTaagaaataccctccaccacgctacatatgcaagctgaattgctgtaacattggtacaaagaaccctgttacgaaatattctcaggcctTCAACATTGGTACACAGCGACTCCCCGCCGTAACATGGGTAAGATACACCCTCCACCGCGCTACATATCGTACTGGATGGCAGGAACATCAGTACTACgaaccctggtacgaaatattctcaggcattcaacattgtTACTGAACGCCCCTGCTACGTAACATCGGcacgaaacaccctccaccacgctacattTGCAAGCTGAATGGCTGCAACATCGGTTCAAACAACCGTGGTACGAAATAgtctcaggcattcaacattggtacagaaGGCCCCTGAGACGTGAGaagggtaagaaacaccctccaccacgctacattTGCATGGTTAATGGTAGGCAGTAGGATACAACATGAGCTGCAATGAAGCCATCCGGAAAGAAACAACAATGTTTGCCCGGAACTACCATATTACTTTTTGAGAAAACTACCCATAACATTTTACAGAGCACAGTCTGCCATGCTGCACCATTATTAAGTCCTCTCGTTTATTTAAAACGCTAGGAAGCACACTTCAACACGCAGTCCTGGTATCTAGTATCCTCCGCTACGTGACGTCATTACGAAGGACCTGCTGCCAGCTTCCACTGATACAGAAGGCCATTTGCCATACCATATCAGTACAAAGAACACTAGTACGAAATAGGatcaggcattcaacattggtacagagcGCCCCTGCCATGTAACAAGGGTAAGAAACACCCCCACCACGCTACATTTGCATGGTGAATGGCAGGCAATAGGATACAACACGGGGTGCAATTAGGCCATCCGGAAAGAAACAAAAGCTTTTGCCCGGAGCCAACATTATTTCTTTCTTAGAAAACGACCCATAACATTCGTACAGAGCACAGTCTGCTACGCTACACCATTATTAATTCCCTGCGTTTACTTAAAAATGATAGGAAGCTCATTTCAACACGCAGCCCTGGTACAAAGTACTGTTCGCTATGTAACGTCACTACGAAGCATTTGCTGCCAGCTTCCACTGATACAGAACGCCCTTTACCAAACTACATTGGTACAAAGAGcactggtacgaaatattctcaggcattcaacattggtacgGAGCGCCTATGCCGCATAACATTGGTAATAAACACCCTGcaccacgctacatatgcaagTTGCATAGCAGGAACATCGGTACTAAGAgccctggtacgaaatattctcgaggcattcaacattggtacagagcgcccctgccacgtaacatcggtaagaaacaccctccaccacgctacatatgcaagctgAATGGGTGAAACATAAGTACTACgaaccctggtacgaaatattctcgaGGCATTAAACATTGGTACAGAGGGcctctgccacgtaacatcggtaagaaacaccGACCACCACGCTATATATACAAGCTGAATGGCTGGAACATCGGTACAAATTACCAAATTtccctggtacgaaatattctcaggcattcaacattggtaaAGAGATCCTCTGCCATATAACatgggtaagaaacaccctccaccacactaCATATGCAAGCTGTATGGCTGGAACATCGGTACTAAAAACCATAGTACGAAATGCTCTCAGGCCTTCATCAATATTACAGAgcgcccctgccacgtaacatcggtaagaaacaccctccaccacgcttcATTCGCAAGCAGAATGGTAGGAACATCGGTACAAAGAAAACTGGTACCAAAAATTCTCAGTCATTCAACATTGGTACACAGCGCCTCTGCCACGTAACATGGTTAAgaaacacccaacaccacactACATACGTAAGCTGAATGGCGGTAACATCGGTACTAAGAAGCCTAAtcgaaatattctcaggcattcaacattggtacagagcGCCCCTGCCACGTATCAAGGGtaagaagcaccctccaccacgctacatatAAAAGCTGAATGGCTGGAACATCGGTGCAAAGAgccctggtacgaaatattctcagcaATTCAACATTGGTAATGAGCAACTCCGCCACGTAACATGGGAAAGATACACCCTCTACCGCGCTACATATGCAAGTTGGATCGCAGGAACATCGGTACTAAgaaccctggtacgaaatattctcaggcattcaacattggtactgaacgcctctgccacgtaacatcggtaagaaacaccctccaccacgctacatatgcaagctgAATGGCATTAACATCGGTACTAACAACCCTGGTACGGTATAGTCTCAGGCATTCAACATTCGTACAGAGCGCCCCTGCCACGTATCaagggtaagaaacaccctccaccacgctacatatAAAAGCTGAATGGCTTGAACATCTGTGCAAAgaaccctggtacgaaatattctcaggcattcaacattggtacagaacgcctctgccacgtaacatcggtaagaaacaccctccaccacactaCATATGCAAGCTGTATGGCTGGAACATCGGTTCTAAAAACCATAGTACGAAATGCTCTCAGGCCTTCATCAATATTACAGAgcgcccctgccacgtaacattggtaagaaacaccctccaccacgcttcATACGCAAGCAGAATGGTAGGAACATCGGTACAAAGAAAACTGGTACCAAAAATTCTCAGTCATTCAACATTGGTACACAGCGCCTCTGCCACGTAACATGGTTAAgaaacacccaacaccacactACATACGTAAGCTGAATGGCGGTAACATCGGTACTAAGAAGCCTAAtcgaaatattctcaggcattcaacattggtacagagcGCCCCTGCCACGTATCAAGGGtaagaagcaccctccaccacgctacatatAAAAGCTGAATGGCTGGAACATCGGTGCAAAGAgccctggtacgaaatattctcagcaATTCAACATTGGTAATGAGCAACTCCGCCACGTAACATGGGAAAGATACACCCTCTACCGCGCTACATATGCAAGTTGGATCGCAGGAACATCGGTACTAAgaaccctggtacgaaatattctcaggcattcaacattggtacagaacgcctctgccacgtaacatcggtaagaaacaccctccaccacgctacatatgcaagctgAATGGCATTAACATCGGTACTAAGAACACTTGTACGAAATACTCTCAGGCATTCAACGTTGTTACAGAGCGCCCCTGCCACGTAACAACGGTAAAAAccaccctccaccacgctacatatgcaagctgAATGGCTGGAACATCGGTACAAAGAACCCTGGTACGAAACATTCTCAAGCATTCAACATTGGAAGAGAACGCTGCTGCCATTAAACATGGgaaagaaacaccctccaccacactaCATATGCAAACTGTATGGCAGGGACATCGGTAATAAGATCCCTGCTACGAAATATTCTCATGTATTCAACATTGGTACTGAgcgccactgccaagtaacatgggtaagaaacaccctccaccacgatACATATGCAAGCTGAATGTCAGCAACATAGGTACTAACATCCCTAGTACGAAATACTCTGAGGCCCTCATCATTGGTACAGAGTGCCCCTGCCACGTAACATCCgtaagaaacaccctccatcaCGCTACATATGCAAGCAGTATGCGTGGAACATCGGTACAAAGAAAACtcgtacgaaatattctcaggccttcatcattggcacagaGCGCCCCTGACATGTAATAAGGGTAAGAAAGAACCCAACCACGCTACATTTGCATGGTGATTGGCAGGCAATAGTATACAACAGGTGGTGCAATTACGGACATCATGAAAGAAACAAAAGTTTTTGCCTGGAACAACCTTAttactttcagagaaaaatacacaTAACATTGGTACAGAGCACAGTCTGCCACGGTACACCATTATTAAGTACcctggtttatttaaaaacgataggAAGCACACTTCAACACGCAGCCCTGGTATCAAGTACCCTCCGCTACGTAACGTCACTACGAAGCACCTGCTGCCACCTTCCACTGATACAGAACGCCCTTTACCAAACCACATCGGTATAAAGAACagtggtacgaaatattctcaggcattcaacaaTGGTACAGAGCGCCTCTGCCACATAACATGGGTACGAAACACCCTGCACCACGCTACATATTCAAGCTGAATGGCAGGAACATCGCTACTAAGAACCCTGGTACGAAATAGTCTCAGACATACAACATTGGTACTGAGCGGacctgccacgtaacatcggtaagaaCACCCTCCACCACGCGACATATACAGGCTGAATGGCTGGATCAACGGTACAAAGAACCCTGGTATAAAATATTCTCAAGCATTCAACATTGGAACAGAGCGCTTCTCCCATTAAACatgggtaagaaacaccctccaccgccATACATACGCAAGCTGAATGTCAGCAACATAGGTACTAAGAACCCTTTTATGAAATACTCTGAGGCCTTCATCATTGGTACAGAGTGCCCCTGCCACGTAACATCAGTAAGAATCTCCTtccaccacgctacatatgcaTGCTGAATTGCAGGAACATCGGTAATAAGAACCGTgctacgaaatattctcaggcattcaacattggtacagagcGCTCCTGCGATAtaacatcggtaagaaacaccctccaccacgctgcATTTGCATGGTGAATGGCAGGCTATATGATACATCAGGAGCTTCAACGAAGCCATCCCTGGGCGAAAAATCTGTTCTATCCGGAACTGACATCATTCCTTTCTGAGAAAACTACTCATAACATTGGTACAGAACACAGTCTGCCACGCTACACCATTATTAAAACCCCTCGTTCATTTAATATTGATAGAAAGCACACTTCAACACGCAGCCCTGGCACCAAGTACCCTCCGCTATGTAACATACTACGAAGCACCTGCTGCCATTTTTCCATTGATACAGAACGCCCTTTACCAAACCACATCGGTACAAAGAACACTGGTACGAAATAGTCTCAGGCATACAACATTGGTACGGATGGGacctgccacgtaacatcggtatAAACACCCTCCACCACGAGGCATATGCAAGCTGATAGGCAGGAACTTCGGTACTCTTaaccctggtacgaaatattctcaggcattcaacatcGGTAAAGAGCGCCTCTGCCACGTAACATGCGTAAGAAACATCCTCCACCACGCTGCATATAAAAGCTGAATGGATGGAACATCGGTGCAAAGAACCCTGGTACGAAAAATTCTCAGGCATTTACAGTGTTACAGAGCTCCCCTGCCACGTAACATCGTTaagaaataccctccaccacgctacatatgcaagctgaattgctgtaacattggtacaaagaaccctgttacgaaatattctcaggcctTCAACATTGGTACACAGCGACTCCCCGCCGTAACATGGGTAAGATACACCCTCCACCGCGCTACATATCGTACTGGATGGCAGGAACATCAGTACTACgaaccctggtacgaaatattctcaggcattcaacattgtTACTGAACGCCCCTGCTACGTAACATCGGcacgaaacaccctccaccacgctacattTGCAAGCTGAATGGCTGCAACATCGGTTCAAACAACCGTGGTACGAAATAgtctcaggcattcaacattggtacagaaGGCCCCTGAGACGTGAGaagggtaagaaacaccctccaccacgctacattTGCATGGTTAATGGTAGGCAGTAGGATACAACATGAGCTGCAATGAAGCCATCCGGAAAGAAACAACAATGTTTGCCCGGAACTACCATATTACTTTTTGAGAAAACTACCCATAACATTTTACAGAGCACAGTCTGCCATGCTGCACCATTATTAAGTCCTCTCGTTTATTTAAAACGCTAGGAAGCACACTTCAACACGCAGCCCTGGTATCTAGTATCCTCCGCTACGTGACGTCATTACGAAGGACCTGCTGCCAGCTTCCACTGATACAGAAGGCCATTTGCCATACCATATCAGTACAAAGAACACTAGTACGAAATAGGatcaggcattcaacattggtacagagcGCCCCTGCCATGTAACAAGGGTAAGAAACACCCCCACCACGCTACATTTGCATGGTGAATGGCAGGCAATAGGATACAACACGGGGTGCAATTAGGCCATCCGGAAAGAAACAAAAGCTTTTGCCCGGAGCCAACATTATTTCTTTCTTAGAAAACGACCCATAACATTCGTACAGAGCACAGTCTGCTACGCTACACCATTATTAATTCCCTGCGTTTACTTAAAAATGATAGGAAGCTCATTTCAACACGCAGCCCTGGTACAAAGTACTGTTCGCTATGTAACGTCACTACGAAGCATTTGCTGCCAGCTTCCACTGATACAGAACGCCCTTTACCAAACTACATTGGTACAAAGAAcactggtacgaaatattctcaggcattcaacattggtacgGAGCGCCTATGCCACATAACATTGGTAATAAACACCCTGcaccacgctacatatgcaagctgCATAGCAGGAACCTCGGTACTAAGAgccctggtacgaaatattctcgaggcattcaacattggtacagagcgcccctgccacgtaacatcggtaagaaacaccatccaccacgctacatatgcaagctgAATGGGTGAAACATAAGTACTACgaaccctggtacgaaatattctcgaGGCATTAAACATTGGTACAGAGGGcctctgccacgtaacatcggtaagaaacaccGACCACCACGCTATATATACAAGCTGAATGGCTGGAACATCGGTACAAATTACCAAATTtccctggtacgaaatattctcaggcattcaacattggtaaAGAGATCCTCTGCCATATAACatgggtaagaaacaccctccaccacactaCATATGCAAGCTGTATGGCTGGAACATCGGTACTAAAAACCACAGTTCGAAATGTTCTCAGCCCTTCATCAATATTACAGAGCGcctctgccacgtaacatcggtaagaaacaccctccaccacgcatcaTATGCAAGCAGAATGGTAGGAACATCGGTACAAAGAAaactggtacgaaatattctcagccattcaacattggtacagaacgcccctgccacgtaacatcggtaagaaacaccctccaccacgctacatatgcaaTCTGAATGGCATTAACATCGGTACTAACAACCCTGGTACGGTATAGTCTCAGGCATTCAACATTCGTACAGAGCGCCCCTGCCACGTATCaagggtaagaaacaccctccaccacgctacatatAAAAGCTGAATGGCTTGAACATCTGTGCAAAgaaccctggtacgaaatattctcaggcattcaacattggtacagagcgcccctgccacgtaacatgtgtaagaaacaccctccaccaagTTGCATTTGCATGGTGAATGACACGAAGTGGATACAACAGGAGCTCCAATGAAGCCCTCCGAAAAGAAACTACATTTTTTGCGTGGAACTCCCATTATTCCTATCTGAGAAAACAACCTATAACATTGGTACAGAGCACCTTCTGCCACGAAATACCGTTATTTAGTGCCTTAGCTCATTTAAAATTCACAGGAAGCACACTTCAACACGCAGCCCTTTTGTCAACTACACTGCGCTACGTAACGTCATTACGAAGCACCCCTTGCCAGTCTCCACGGGTATAAAACGCCCTCTGtcatacaacatatttacaaagaaGCTTGGTgcgaaatattctcaggcattcagCATTCTGCAGAgcgcccctgccacgtaacatctattagaaacaccctccaccacgcaccatttgCATGGTGAATGGCAGGCAATAGGATACACAAGGAGCTGCAATGCATCCATCCGCAAAAAATCTACAGTTTTTGAGCGTAACTATCCTAATTCCTGTCCGAGAAAACTACACAAAACGTCTAGCAGTTTCGTACACGTGTGTCGCGGTAGGTAAACAGTGGGATAGGCAATGACGTCTGCAGTCATTTCCCTGGAAACGACCTCCGGCATTGTTGTTAAGCTATAAAAGTAAGCGCAGTGCGTTACCGGGCAACAGTTTCTGGCCGAGAACGTTTCGAGTAGGACGCGTCTGTGTCTCTCTGAGCCATTAGAGATGGCTCCTAATCTCCGGGGCGGCAACGCGAGCGGCAACGCGAGCGGCGACGGGCGACGCCTGATCGACGTCGTCTTACAAGCTCTCCGAGAACTGCGCGACGGCCGCGGTTCAACCATCAATCAAATCTGGGCATGGCTGCAGTCGAACACTTATTCCGCTATAGGGGTAAGTCGCGCGCTAGCTCGAATGTTTGTCATTCTGTCGCGGTCAGCGTTGCGTAAAGCGCAGTTCTGAGGCTAAGGCGGATGGTTTTGTGTAGGTAAATAAGCGGCAGCTGCTCGTAACGCTGAAGAGGGGCGTGGAGAACGGGACGCTGACAGTCCGCAGCGGGCGTTACAAGCTGGCGACGCGCGATGACCGCCGTGAGCTGCGCAGCGTCAGGAGAAACCGCCGTCGCAGCGGCAGACGACGCCGCCGCAGCCCCAGACAAGCCCGCCGCCGCAGCCCCAGACAAGCCCGCCGCAGCTGCAGGAGGCGCCACCGCAGCTTCTCCAGGAGGCGCCGTCTCAGCTGCCGCATTGTCACCGAATGGCTGaataaatatttctaaaatttgtagtacagggtaaaaataaatttttgtttcgaGAACCCTTTGTTTTTACTTATATGTCTAAATACACTGCTGCCAACAGTACCTAGAGAAACAAATAGCGCAcgtaaatgttacaaaattttctTCCATAACTCGGAAGTACATACAAGAAAGGCTAAAGGCTGTTTATTAAAAAAGTGGTAAAGAGTGCTATGTACCGATGTTACATTGAAGTGCCGCTTCATGACAGCGTGCTTTATACCATGTTACATGGCAGAGGGAGCTCAGCACCATATTTTAGCGACTGAAAGAACTTAGCACtaaagtgtgtggcggagggtgctttgtaccaatgttgcatgggagagagtgctttacacgaATGTTTTCTTACGGAAGATGCTTCGTAACTATGGGTAGAAAC
It encodes the following:
- the LOC126184420 gene encoding protamine-like protein, whose product is MAPNLRGGNASGNASGDGRRLIDVVLQALRELRDGRGSTINQIWAWLQSNTYSAIGVNKRQLLVTLKRGVENGTLTVRSGRYKLATRDDRRELRSVRRNRRRSGRRRRRSPRQARRRSPRQARRSCRRRHRSFSRRRRLSCRIVTEWLNKYF